The Candidatus Methylomirabilota bacterium genome segment ATGGAGGCGCTGAAGAAGTCGGGCGTGAAGATCGTCAACGCCAACCCCGAGCTGGTGGCCGAGGTCAAGAAGCGCTCCGCTCCGATCGTCGACGATTGGATCACCAAGGCCAAGGCCAAGGGCGTGGATGCTCCCAAGGTGCTGGCGGAGTTCCGGGAGGAGCTGAAGAAGGTCGCCGCCGGGAAGTGACCACGTCCGCGCCGAAGTGGAAGCGCCACGCCGACGCGCTCCTCGGCGTGGTCGCCGCCGCGATTCTCTTCGCCATGATGGCCCTCACGGTGGTGGACGTGGTAGCGCGCTACGTCTTCAGCCGCCCGCTGCGGGGTGCCTTTGAGATCACCGAGCTGATGCTGCTCGTGCTGATCTTCGCGGGGCTGCCCCTCGTCTCCTTCGCCGACGAGCACGCCGTCATGGATTTCATCGACCGCCTCCTCGGCCCGCGCTCGCAGGGCTGGCTGGAGCGCTTCGTCCAGCTCGTGAATGGCGCCTTCATGCTCCTGCTCACCTGGCTCGTGTGGCGCAAGGCCGACCGCATCTGGGCCTATCGGGACGCCACCGACGTGCTCCGCATCGTGTACGGGCCCTTCGTGTACTTCATGGCCGTCACCCTCGCGCTGGCCGGGGTGATCCACCTGTACAAGGTGATCGAGCGCCGGTGATTCGAGAGATCCTCACGTGATCGAGGGCCTGATCGGCCTCGTCGTGATGATGCTGCTGTGCTGCCTGCGCGTGCCTATTTCGTTCGCCATGGCCATCGTGGGCTTCGTGGGCTACGCCTACATGCGCGACTGGAACTGGGCGGTGGCTTCCGCCACCGTCCAGACCAAGCTCTACGAGACGGGGCGCAACTACACGCTGTCGGTGGTCCCGCTGTTCATCTTGATGGGCAACTTCGTCACGCGCGCGGGCATGTCGCAGGAGCTGTTTCGCGCCGCCTACGCCTTCATCGGGCATCTGCGCGGCGGGCTGGCCATGGCCACCGTCTGGGCCTCCGCGGGCTTCGGCGGGATCTGCGGCTCCTCCATCGCCACCGCGGCCACCTTCGCGAAGGTGGCCTACCCGTCCATGA includes the following:
- a CDS encoding TRAP transporter small permease, yielding MTTSAPKWKRHADALLGVVAAAILFAMMALTVVDVVARYVFSRPLRGAFEITELMLLVLIFAGLPLVSFADEHAVMDFIDRLLGPRSQGWLERFVQLVNGAFMLLLTWLVWRKADRIWAYRDATDVLRIVYGPFVYFMAVTLALAGVIHLYKVIERR